The Daucus carota subsp. sativus chromosome 7, DH1 v3.0, whole genome shotgun sequence genome window below encodes:
- the LOC108194870 gene encoding putative disease resistance protein RGA4 has product MVYNKDVVINMFPKRMWVTVSDNFDFIKILNQMVVSLTSKASALENAEGLIKDLQKNLKGEKFLLVLDDVWDGKPEEWEKLRNSLLGVGGARGSNILITTRKQEVLDAMRCSDPYKVAKLSEEDSWELFKQRAFSDGGALQTEAFVALGKRMVERCSGLPLAVKTLGSLLYSKKTEQQWLHIQNSELWKSTSVLPSLRLSYDNLPNSSLKRCFAYCSIMPKDSDIYKDELIQVWMALGFLLEDSNVLMEVIGNEYFDILLSNSLLQDVERDEYGNITKCKMHDLVHDLALDVSSNISAIVKPSQDFNKVRKATQVRLEGFEDVKQNIFQEAHLDAVQALYAEADIFNSAEADIFNVLLPNLKHLRVLVLNSFCEEFPSSVTNLKCLKHLDISNARGQKTTVTLPYYITRLFSLQTLRISYYHELPEKVCNLINLRHLVIPNHRSRYVFVGIERLSHLQTLPYFVVNKDQNCLVEHLGGLKNLRGELQLHGLGDVANMEEASRAKLREKSNIEVLVLNWNKNIGAFREDGENKDDGVMKGLEPHPNLKELIIYCYMGKKFSSWITMMNNLVKILLVGCNRCTEFPSLGQLPKLKKINLQGMENLKVMGNYLLESLDSAATKTVTTMYPSLMTITLYRLEKLEEWTEEVMSTGSHDQSVFPKLESLEIMYCPRLSKIPNICFPALKELKITDLDSSVIVETMSKKVTSLLCYSDSGTECRTRHIFECRTSELWKLETRGHCPIFGHGYGDTS; this is encoded by the coding sequence ATGGTTTACAATAAAGATGTTGTAATTAATATGTTCCCTAAAAGGATGTGGGTCACTGTATCAGATAATTTTGATTTCATCAAGATTCTGAATCAAATGGTAGTATCTCTCACTTCAAAGGCTTCTGCATTGGAAAATGCGGAAGGGTTgatcaaagatcttcagaaaaaCCTAAAGGGCGAAAAGTTTTTACTTGTACTAGATGATGTATGGGATGGGAAACCAGAGGAGTGGGAGAAGTTGAGAAATTCTTTGCTTGGAGTTGGCGGTGCAAGAGGTAGCAATATTTTAATTACCACTCGTAAGCAGGAAGTCCTTGATGCTATGCGATGCTCTGATCCTTATAAGGTGGCAAAACTATCCGAGGAAGATAGTTGGGAATTGTTCAAGCAAAGAGCATTTTCAGATGGAGGAGCGTTGCAGACCGAGGCATTTGTGGCCTTGGGGAAAAGAATGGTAGAAAGATGTAGCGGTCTGCCTCTAGCAGTAAAAACACTAGGAAGTTTATTGTACTCAAAGAAGACTGAACAGCAGTGGTTGCACATTCAAAATAGTGAACTATGGAAATCGACAAGTGTACTCCCTTCCTTGAGATTATCATATGATAATTTACCTAATTCATCTTTGAAGCGATGTTTTGCATATTGCTCTATTATGCCAAAGGATTCTGACATATATAAGGATGAACTGATACAAGTATGGATGGCATTAGGATTCCTTTTGGAAGATAGTAATGTTTTGATGGAGGTCATCGGAAACGAGTACTTTGACATTCTCTTGTCGAATTCTTTGTTACAGGATGTGGAAAGAGATGAATATGGAAACATTACCAAATGCAAGATGCATGATCTTGTACATGATCTTGCACTAGATGTGTCAAGTAATATTTCCGCTATAGTGAAGCCAAGTCAGGATTTCAACAAGGTCAGAAAAGCTACACAGGTAAGGCTGGAAGGGTTTGAAGatgtaaaacaaaatatttttcaggAGGCGCACTTAGATGCGGTACAAGCACTATATGCAGAGGCCGATATTTTTAATAGTGCAGAGGCCGATATTTTTAATGTCCTGTTACCGAACCTCAAACACTTGAGAGTTTTGGTTTTGAATTCATTTTGTGAGGAGTTTCCTAGTTCAGTAACAAATTTAAAATGCCTTAAGCATCTCGATATTTCAAATGCTCGGGGACAAAAAACTACTGTTACATTGCCATATTACATCACGAGACTTTTCAGCTTGCAGACTTTGAGAATTTCATACTACCATGAACTTCCAGAAAAGGTCTGTAACCTTATAAACTTGCGACATCTTGTAATTCCCAATCACAGGTCAAGATACGTATTTGTCGGGATAGAGAGACTAAGTCATTTGCAAACACTGCCTTATTTTGTTGTGAATAAAGATCAAAATTGTCTTGTTGAACATTTGGGAGGACTAAAAAACCTTAGAGGTGAGCTTCAACTCCATGGCCTTGGCGACGTGGCAAATATGGAAGAAGCAAGCAGGGCAAAGCTTCGTGAAAAGTCTAATATTGAggttttagttttaaattgGAACAAAAATATTGGTGCTTTCCGGGAAGACGGGGAAAACAAAGATGATGGTGTGATGAAAGGATTGGAACCTCACCCGAATcttaaagaattgattattTACTGCTATATGGGAAAGAAGTTTTCATCTTGGATCACAATGATGAACAACTTGGTGAAAATCTTGTTGGTTGGTTGCAACAGATGCACAGAATTTCCATCACTGGGTCAGCTTCCCAAGCTAAAGAAGATAAATTTACAGGGGATGGAAAATTTGAAGGTTATGGGGAATTATTTATTGGAAAGTCTAGACAGTGCAGCCACGAAGACAGTGACAACTATGTATCCGTCGCTCATGACTATCACTTTGTATAGGCTGGAAAAGCTAGAAGAATGGACAGAAGAAGTGATGAGCACAGGGAGTCATGACCAAAGTGTATTTCCTAAACTTGAGAGTTTGGAAATTATGTATTGTCCAAGGTTAAGCAAGATTCCAAATATTTGTTTTCCGGCCTTGAAGGAGCTCAAAATCACTGATTTGGACAGCAGCGTGATAGTGGAAACAATGAGCAAAAAGGTTACCTCTCTcctatgttactcggactcgggTACGGAGTGTCGGACACGACACATATTCGAGTGTCGGACTTCAGAACTATGGAAATTGGAGACACGGGGACACTGTCCTATTTTTGGACACGGGTACGGGGACACAtcgtaa
- the LOC108193924 gene encoding putative disease resistance protein RGA3 yields MAEAIVDDLSAGLVRKLISLATDEVIQIWKLDEDLKTLRQRFESFGALLHDAQNKNLIMSSAKIWFNKLEEVAQVAEAFMDELEYEVSRRKVENRHRVKDFFTPSKNSLLYRFKVAHKIKNINTSFDKICKWATVIGLKPVEHLRSTVQHREIRYTQPFEDESLIVGRDDDISFLVNMLCNQNDEGLQVNAILGMGGQGKTTLARIVYNRDAVINMFPKRMWVTVSDDFDFIKILNQMVVSLTSSPSVLDNPEGLIKNLQKKLKGEKFLLVLDDVWNENPEEWDKLRNSLLGVGGARGSKIFVTTRKQEVVDATQCSDPYLVKKLTEEDSWELFKQRAFLNRGVLDTEAFIALGKTMVERCGGLPLAIKTLGSLLYSKKTEEEWLLIQNSEIWKSRGVLSSLRLSYDNLPCSSLKRCFAYCSIMPKDHYIYKDKLIQIWMALGFLPGDGTVLMEDTGNEYFDILLGNSLLQDVEKDKYGYITNCKMHDLVHDLALEVSSNYSITANPSHDVNKGSKATYLRLEGFKDVKPSMFKLRFDTIQALYAEATIFYCVLPKLKYLRVLVLNSFCEELPGLIGNLKCLKHLDVSRIAYSNISYKLPNQVTRLYNLQTLRISSLHELPENICQLVNLRHLVIGNTKTRYMFVGIERLTCLQTLPYFVVKKNQNCLVGQLGMLKNLRGTLKLYGLNEVENIEEARKAKLCEKSNIRHLLLNWRSNEDEREDGEYTDEGVLEGLEPHPNLKALEIEDFMGKKFASWIPMMTNMVKIAMTDCSRCEGFPPLGHLPKLRKICIEKMENVKVIGNNLCGGLNLAQKPDTAAMYPSVTKLILRKLPKLEEWVEDIFSKDQTVFPKLEKLEISDCPRLRKILNSCFPSLKDLSITNSESNMILETMYMHLSSLTTLHLRKISDGGGHLSSSSSCSNLESILKVLLKNNSLSLTSLLLFDCPNLASVNIVEGSAGLKHLALVRVPSSLVDGISAQIQSSTLTHLRLGPFWDEFPWPFPSSLDSFPNLVVLFLRGLENVKSIALFEQLQFSTFPALTQLVIHNFGGMKTLVLSIAKLPSLKDLSIENCKDLERVSLFDESHCLRYLEIRGCPILKERCRKESGPEWFKIQHIAHVIWDGEMWTWHGDTL; encoded by the exons ATGGCTGAAGCAATTGTAGATGATCTTTCTGCTGGACTGGTCCGAAAGCTAATTTCACTTGCAACTGATGAAGTGATTCAGATCTGGAAACTTGACGAAGATTTGAAGACACTGCGTCAGAGATTTGAATCGTTCGGTGCTCTCTTGCATGACGCTCAAAACAAGAATTTAATCATGTCTAGTGCCAAAATTTGGTTCAACAAACTTGAAGAAGTGGCTCAGGTGGCTGAAGCTTTTATGGATGAACTCGAGTATGAAGTTTCTCGAAGAAAAGTTGAGAATCGTCACAGGGTAAAAGACTTCTTCACTCCTTCTAAAAACTCCTTATTATATCGTTTCAAAGTGGCTCATAagatcaagaatattaatactTCCTTTGACAAGATCTGTAAATGGGCTACTGTTATTGGACTTAAGCCAGTAGAGCATTTGAGATCTACTGTACAACACAGAGAGATACGCTACACCCAACCCTTTGAAGACGAGTCGCTGATTGTCGGAAGAGATGATGATATATCATTTCTAGTTAACATGTTGTGCAACCAAAATGATGAGGGTTTACAGGTGAATGCAATACTCGGGATGGGTGGTCAAGGCAAAACAACTCTTGCCCGCATAGTTTACAATAGAGATGCTGTGATCAACATGTTTCCCAAGAGGATGTGGGTCACTGTATCAGATGATTTTGATttcattaagattttaaatcaaATGGTGGTGTCACTCACTTCAAGCCCTTCTGTGTTGGATAATCCAGAAGGTCTGATCAAAAATCTTCAAAAAAAGCTGAAGGGCGAAAAGTTTTTACTTGTGCTAGATGATGTTTGGAATGAGAATCCAGAAGAGTGGGACAAGTTGAGGAATTCTTTGCTTGGAGTTGGGGGTGCGAGAGGCAGCAAAATTTTTGTCACCACTCGGAAGCAGGAAGTGGTTGATGCTACGCAGTGTTCTGATCCTTATCTGGTGAAAAAACTAACAGAGGAAGATAGTTGGGAATTGTTTAAGCAAAGAGCATTTTTGAATAGAGGAGTTTTAGACACAGAGGCATTTATTGCCTTGGGTAAAACAATGGTAGAAAGATGTGGCGGTCTTCCTCTCGCAATTAAAACACTAGGGAGTTTATTGTACTCAAAGAAGACTGAAGAAGAGTGGTTGCTAATCCAAAACAGTGAAATATGGAAATCAAGAGGTGTACTGTCTTCCTTAAGGCTGTCATATGACAATCTACCTTGCTCTTCTTTGAAGCGATGTTTTGCATATTGTTCCATTATGCCAAAGGatcattatatttataaagataAATTGATACAAATATGGATGGCATTAGGATTCCTTCCGGGGGATGGCACTGTCTTGATGGAAGACACTGGAAATGAGTACTTTGACATTCTGTTGGGGAATTCTTTGTTACAAGATGTGGAAAAGGATAAATATGGATATATTACCAACTGCAAGATGCATGATCTTGTGCATGATCTTGCACTTGAGGTGTCAAGTAATTATTCTATTACTGCAAATCCAAGTCATGATGTTAACAAGGGATCAAAGGCTACATATTTAAGGCTGGAAGGATTCAAAGATGTAAAACCAAGTATGTTTAAGCTACGCTTTGATACAATACAAGCACTATATGCAGAGGCCACTATATTTTACTGTGTGCTACCCAAACTCAAGTACTTGAGAGTTTTGGttttaaattcattttgtgAGGAGCTGCCTGGTTTAATTGGGAATTTGAAATGCCTTAAGCATTTAGATGTCTCTAGGATTGCATATTCAAATATCAGCTATAAACTGCCAAACCAAGTTACAAGGCTCTACAACTTACAGACTCTTAGAATTTCATCGCTTCATGAGCTTCCGGAAAACATCTGCCAACTTGTAAACTTGAGACATCTTGTTATTGGCAATACTAAAACAAGATACATGTTTGTTGGGATTGAAAGGTTAACTTGTTTGCAAACGCTGCCTTATTTTGTTGTGAAGAAAAATCAAAACTGTCTCGTTGGACAACTTGGAATGTTAAAAAATCTTAGAGGTACGCTTAAACTCTATGGCCTTAATGAGGTGGAGAATATTGAAGAAGCACGTAAAGCAAAGCTTTGTGAAAAGTCCAATATTCGACATTTACTGTTGAACTGGAGGAGCAATGAAGATGAAAGGGAAGACGGAGAATACACTGATGAGGGTGTGTTGGAAGGATTGGAACCCCACCCAAATCTCAAAGCATTGGAAATTGAAGACTTTATGGGAAAGAAATTTGCGTCATGGATCCCAATGATGACCAACATGGTGAAAATCGCCATGACAGATTGCAGCAGGTGCGAAGGATTTCCTCCACTGGGTCACCTTCCTAAACTGAGAAAGATATGTATAGAGAAGATGGAAAATGTCAAGGTTATAGGAAATAATTTATGTGGAGGCCTAAATCTGGCCCAAAAACCAGACACAGCAGCAATGTATCCGTCAGTGACAAAACTGATTTTGCGGAAATTGCCAAAGCTAGAAGAATGGGTGGAAGACATTTTCAGTAAAGACCAAACTGTATTTCCTAAACTTGAGAAGTTGGAAATCTCAGATTGTCCAAGGTTGAGAAAGATCCTGAATAGCTGTTTTCCGTCCTTGAAAGATTTGAGTATCACAAATTCGGAGAGCAACATGATACTGGAAACTATGTATATGCATCTTAGCTCACTCACCACTTTACACCTGCGGAAAATCAGCGACGGAGGAGGGCAtttatcatcatcttcttcttgctCCAACTTGGAATCAATACTCAAAGtgctattaaaaaataattctctGTCTTTGACCTCATTACTACTCTTTGACTGCCCGAATCTAGCAAGTGTTAATATAGTTGAAGGATCAGCTGGTCTAAAACATCTCGCACTAGTGAGGGTCCCCTCCTCTCTTGTAGATGGAATATCCGCCCAAATTCAGAGTTCCACACTTACACACTTACGGTTAGGTCCCTTCTGGGATGAATTTCCGTGGCCATTCCCTTCTTCATTAGATTCATTCCCTAACCTAGTTGTGCTTTTTCTGCGAGGGTTGGAAAATGTAAAGTCAATAGCGCTCTTTGAGCAGCTTCAGTTCTCCACCTTCCCTGCCTTGACTCAATTAGTTATACATAATTTCGGAGGTATGAAGACTCTTGTCCTGTCAATAGCAAAGCTTCCATCTCTTAAGGACTTATCTATTGAGAATTGTAAGGATTTGGAGAGAGTGTCTCTGTTTGATGAATCTCATTGCCTCCGATATCTAGAGATAAGAGGGTGTCCAATTCTGAAAGAAAGATGTAGAAAAGAGAGCGGGCCAGAATGGTTCAAGATTCAACATATTGCACATGTCATATG gGATGGTGAGATGTGGACTTGGCACGGGGATACTTTATGA
- the LOC135147960 gene encoding putative disease resistance protein RGA3, producing MFSVQTWFSKLKAVAHVADVFMDQLAYEVTRQKVESHHRVRDFFVPSKNNILNRFKAANKIKTIHKSFDKIFKWAADLGLQPIAQLSATVQVREIRHTAPFEVETQVVGRDEDVSNLVHVLSKIHDEDLLVVAVAGMGGQGKTTLARVVYNKDVVINIFSRRIWVTISDDFDFMKILNQMGVKVLLVLDDVWNEKADKWDSLMNSLLGVGCAKGSSILVTTRNQEVIDAMQCSVCYRVEKLSEEYSWALFKQRAFTHGGVLETREFVDLGRRMVERCGGLPLAIKTLGGLLYSKKSEEEWLLILNSEVWKSKGVLSSLRLSYDNLPYSSLKRCFAYFSVLSKDSLIYKDEMVHICMALGFLLSPGDTNLLMEDVGSEYFNILLSNSLLQDVETDEYGNITCCKMHDLAVDVSTNHSQTVTPSQDSNQLSQAIHVRLEGFEDLKPNIYKAYFYTVQSLYSQASIFSVLLPNLKHLRGRLVQASVISGMSFVHSKPISG from the exons ATGTTTTCTGTCCAAACCTGGTTCAGCAAACTCAAAGCTGTGGCACATGTCGCTGATGTTTTTATGGATCAACTTGCTTATGAAGTTACTCGACAAAAGGTGGAAAGTCATCACAGGGTAAGGGACTTCTTTGTTCCTTCTAAAAACAACATATTAAATCGTTTTAAGGCGGCTAATAAGATCAAGACTATTCATAAATCCTTTGACAAGATTTTTAAATGGGCGGCAGATCTTGGACTGCAGCCCATAGCACAATTGAGTGCAACTGTACAAGTGAGAGAGATCCGTCACACTGCGCCCTTTGAAGTCGAGACACAAGTAGTCGGAAGAGATGAAGATGTATCAAATTTAGTTCATGTCTTGTCCAAAATTCATGATGAGGATTTACTGGTCGTTGCTGTAGCAGGGATGGGGGGTCAAGGTAAGACAACTCTTGCTCGTGTGGTCTACAATAAAGACGTTGTGATCAATATATTTTCAAGAAGGATATGGGTTACTATATCAGATGATTTTGATTTCATGAAGATTTTGAATCAGATG GGGGTAAAGGTTTTACTTGTACTGGATGATGTATGGAATGAGAAAGCAGATAAGTGGGATAGCTTGATGAATTCTTTGCTTGGGGTTGGTTGTGCGAAAGGAAGCAGCATTCTAGTTACCACGCGTAACCAGGAAGTCATCGATGCCATGCAATGTTCTGTTTGTTATAGGGTCGAAAAACTTTCAGAAGAATATAGTTGGGCACTATTCAAGCAAAGAGCATTTACACATGGAGGAGTTTTAGAGACCAGGGAATTTGTAGACTTGGGAAGAAGAATGGTGGAAAGGTGTGGCGGCCTGCCTCTGGCAATAAAAACATTAGGGGGTTTATTGTACTCAAAGAAGTCGGAGGAAGAGTGGCTGTTGATCTTAAACAGTGAAGTATGGAAATCAAAAGGGGTATTATCATCCTTGAGGTTGTCATATGACAATTTACCATATTCATCTTTGAAAAGATGTTTTGCATATTTTTCTGTTCTTTCCAAGGATtctcttatatataaagatgaAATGGTACATATATGTATGGCATTAGGATTCCTTTTGTCTCCTGGAGATACCAATTTGCTGATGGAGGACGTAGGCAGTGAATACTTCAACATTTTGTTGTCGAATTCTTTGTTACAAGACGTGGAAACGGATGAATATGGCAATATCACCTGTTGCAAAATGCATGATCTTGCTGTAGATGTGTCAACTAATCACTCCCAAACCGTAACACCAAGTCAGGATTCTAACCAGCTTTCTCAGGCAATTCATGTAAGGCTGGAGGGGTTTGAGGATTTAAAACCAAATATCTACAAGGCCTACTTTTATACAGTACAATCACTATACTCACAGGCTAGTATTTTCAGTGTCCTCTTACCCAACCTCAAACACTtgaggggtcgtttggttcaggcTTCCGTGATATCAGGTATGagttttgttcattccaaacccatatcTGGTTGA
- the LOC108194873 gene encoding protein NRT1/ PTR FAMILY 5.2 has protein sequence MTMTMERVVEENGKTRGDDEYTEDGTVDLKGNPVLRSNTGRWRATSFIVGYEAFERMAFYGISTNLVLYLTRKLHEGTVKSSNNVTNWVGTVWLTPILGAYIADAHLGRYWTFIVSAFIYLGGMSLLTLVVSLKSLRPPSCGDSISDVDCDKQASPFQVGIFYCALYIIALGTGGTKPNISTMGADQFDEFEPTEKTQKISFFNWWVFSIFFGTLFASTFLVYIQDHAGWGLGYGLPTIGLFLSILVFLAGSPYYRHQPASGSPLTKMARVLIATIRKWKLVVPDDPKELHELNLDEYSKPGKYRIEHSPLLRILDKAAVVDGMSPHWMQCTVTEVEETKQMVKMAPILLVSFLPSTLIAQGHTLFIKQGTTLVRSIGPHFSIPPASLVAFITIFMLITVVIYDKFLVPTLRSYTKNPRGIPMLQRMGIGLVMHVIIMIIASVCERKRLNVIKDHGITKKNQIVPLSIFILLPQYALMGVADTFWEVGRLEFFYDQAPKSMKSFGTAYYTTSLSIGNFLSSFILTVVSDFTKRDGHKGWILDNLNVSHLDYFYAFYAVLSFINLLFFLLAANFFVYNKEQDDATIELENVKNTSDTNAFFKDVIM, from the exons ATGACAATGACAATGGAAAGAGTAGTCGAAGAAAATGGCAAGACGAGAGGGGATGATGAGTACACCGAAGATGGAACAGTTGACCTCAAGGGTAATCCTGTGTTAAGATCAAACACAGGGAGATGGAGAGCAACCTCCTTCATTGTAG GGTATGAAGCATTTGAGAGGATGGCATTTTATGGAATATCAACAAATCTAGTGCTGTATCTCACAAGAAAATTACATGAAGGCACCGTGAAGTCTTCAAACAATGTCACCAACTGGGTTGGCACTGTCTGGCTGACACCCATTCTAGGTGCCTACATCGCGGATGCTCATCTTGGCCGTTACTGGACTTTCATCGTTTCAGCCTTCATCTATCTTGGG GGCATGTCCTTGCTGACACTAGTAGTTTCATTAAAATCTCTCCGGCCACCATCATGCGGTGACAGTATATCAGACGTGGACTGTGACAAACAAGCTTCCCCTTTTCAAGTGGGTATTTTCTACTGTGCATTGTACATAATTGCACTCGGAACTGGAGGGACAAAGCCCAACATCTCAACAATGGGTGCAGATCAGTTTGATGAATTTGAGCCAACAGAGAAAACCCAGAAGATATCATTCTTTAATTGGTGGGTCTTTAGTATCTTCTTTGGCACACTTTTTGCCAGCACCTTCCTGGTCTACATACAAGATCATGCAGGCTGGGGACTTGGATATGGTCTTCCAACAATCGGACTCTTTTTATCAATATTGGTCTTTCTAGCAGGCTCGCCTTATTATAGGCACCAACCTGCATCTGGGAGCCCATTGACCAAGATGGCTAGAGTTCTTATAGCCACTATTAGAAAATGGAAGTTGGTTGTCCCGGATGATCCAAAAGAACTACATGAGTTGAATTTGGATGAATATTCCAAACCTGGAAAGTATAGAATTGAGCACTCTCCTTTATTGAG AATACTAGATAAAGCGGCTGTTGTGGATGGAATGAGCCCTCATTGGATGCAATGCACAGTGACTGAAGTTGAAGAAACAAAACAAATGGTAAAAATGGCGCCAATCTTATTAGTATCATTCTTACCTAGCACACTGATAGCTCAAGGACATACACTCTTCATCAAGCAAGGCACCACTCTTGTTAGAAGCATAGGTCCTCATTTCAGCATTCCCCCGGCATCTCTTGTAGCATTCATAACAATCTTTATGTTGATCACTGTTGTGATCTATGATAAATTCCTGGTTCCCACACTTCGAAGCTACACCAAAAATCCAAGAGGGATCCCAATGCTGCAAAGAATGGGAATAGGCCTAGTAATGCATGTCATCATCATGATCATTGCTTCAGTTTGTGAAAGGAAGCGATTAAACGTCATTAAAGATCATGGCATTACAAAGAAAAATCAAATTGTTCCGCTCAGCATTTTCATATTACTTCCTCAGTATGCTCTGATGGGGGTTGCTGACACATTTTGGGAAGTGGGGAGACTTGAATTCTTCTATGATCAAGCTCCAAAAAGTATGAAAAGCTTCGGCACAGCCTATTATACAACTAGCTTGAGTATTGGGAATTTTCTAAGCAGTTTTATTCTAACAGTTGTGTCTGATTTCACTAAGAGGGATGGTCACAAGGGCTGGATTTTGGACAACTTGAATGTGTCTCACTTGGACTATTTCTACGCATTTTATGCTGTTTTGAGCTTTATTAACCTCTTGTTTTTTCTTCTGGCTGCAAACTTTTTTGTTTACAACAAAGAACAAGATGATGCTACAATAGAATTGGAAAATGTCAAGAATACTTCTGATACAAATGCTTTCTTCAAAGATGTAATAATGTAG